A segment of the Sphingobacterium oryzagri genome:
CGCCCTTGGTCATCAAAAATTGCGAGATAATATTGATGTTATTTTCGGCATAGACGTTGTTAATCTGCGCCATAATACCCGGTACATTCTGATGGATGTGGAGCAGCCGGTGTGCCTGTGTTAGCCTCGGCAAAATAAGATTTGGAAAGTTCCGGCTCATGTACGTATCGCCGTTGTTGATGAAATCGGCCATCCGCCGTGGTATAAACTCTGCATTGCGCTTCTTTATCTTCTTATCATCAAATACCACAATACCTTTTTCTGTACATACGGTTCTACTGATATGCCCCTTCACATCGCCCAAGTAGCCAATTGTTTTCAATTTATCTGCGCGCGACAATTGCTCTTCGTTAATCGTTATGCCATCAGCCAGGAGCAGCATGCCCACATCTTTGGTGTATTTTTCGTCGAAAGACTCTTTTACACGCACCGAAAAACCATCGCGTTTTAAAATATGTACTGCAATCTCGGGCACCTCACCAATGATAAGGCAGAGGATTCTATTTTTTGGATAGGATATCGCTCGGGGAAGATCATTCACGTACAGAAACTCGTCAAAACTCGGCGTAATGTGATCGGCTTTTTCCGTCACGCTTTTTCTGGAAATATTCTCCGTAAAAGCGAAGAATTTTTCGATCATTCCAGATTCTTTCAGTTGAAAATCAGAATAGCCATCCCCGATGCCGAAGATTCGCCCATCGATATTGAGCTCTTTGAGCAATTTGACCTTGCCACCTTCATCGGAAAGGGGATTCATGTCATCATAGCCAACAATGTTGCCGCTCTCATCAAATAGGAAGGTATTGGCGTAGATATTTTCTTTCCTGATATGGTAAGGGGTGACAACCGGTGTGATAAACTCTTTGAAACCACCGGAAACGATCCAGGCAGTGTCTTCGTTCTTTTTAAAAAACTCTTTATTGCGCTCGAACGATCGGGAAACTTTCTTCTTTAAATGCGAAACGAGTTTGTCTAAATGTGTCCTGTTTGCGTTTAACAATTTGACGCGACCGGTTAAGCTTTCGCGGAATGATATCTTTCCCTCCATGGCCAAATTGGTAAAGTCTTCGATCTGCTGATAGATACGTTCGCGATCGGGATGATTTTCTAAAGATATTCGAGCCAATTCATCCAATGCTTCGACTTGTGTGAAGGTACTGTCGAAATCAATGATGTAGTAATTTTTCACGGTTATGTTGTTGATTTTATGGTTCAAGGGTTGTATTTGAGCGATATCTGCTGGAGTGTCAAGTCTAGCGGTTTAAATGTGTATCCGGTAGCATCCAACACTTTTTTGTTTGAATAAGCGAGTTTGGCAGCCGAGGCCATGGCCGATTCGCGCGTCAGTGCGGGTCTTTTACCTTGCAATAGCGCTACAAGCTTGGCTGCACGCCAGGCAATGCTCAGCATGAAAGGTTTAGCTTTGATCTTCGGACTGGGCTTGCCCAATAGTTTAGCAATGCGCTCCAGCAAATCTTTATTGCTGAGGTTTTCGCTGTTAAGGATAAAACGCTCGCCGCTGATACGGGTGTCGTCCATAATATGAATCATGAGCTTGGCAACATCTTCTACATCGACGATGCCGACACTGCCCGGCGGATAGATTTTTAGTCCTTTTTGCACCATCTCAAAAATAACGCCCGATCCTTTCTTGCCAACGCCTGTGCCCATAATAACAGATGGATTGACAATATTTGCATCCAAGCCTTCCACGATGCCGCGCCAGACTTCCATCTCGCTCTCGTACTTGGAAAGCGCATATTTGGA
Coding sequences within it:
- a CDS encoding NAD-dependent epimerase/dehydratase family protein, with the protein product MILVTGGTGFLGSTLIKFLIDDGIAVLATKRPDSTIPDSLRSSSLIQWVDADIVDYFALADIFTGVTKVYHCAAKISYQPADWDSMLHTNSEGTQHIVNLCIAHGARLMHVSSIAALGTSKAGEPVTEESKWDDGQKTSKYALSKYESEMEVWRGIVEGLDANIVNPSVIMGTGVGKKGSGVIFEMVQKGLKIYPPGSVGIVDVEDVAKLMIHIMDDTRISGERFILNSENLSNKDLLERIAKLLGKPSPKIKAKPFMLSIAWRAAKLVALLQGKRPALTRESAMASAAKLAYSNKKVLDATGYTFKPLDLTLQQISLKYNP
- a CDS encoding HAD-IB family phosphatase — encoded protein: MKNYYIIDFDSTFTQVEALDELARISLENHPDRERIYQQIEDFTNLAMEGKISFRESLTGRVKLLNANRTHLDKLVSHLKKKVSRSFERNKEFFKKNEDTAWIVSGGFKEFITPVVTPYHIRKENIYANTFLFDESGNIVGYDDMNPLSDEGGKVKLLKELNIDGRIFGIGDGYSDFQLKESGMIEKFFAFTENISRKSVTEKADHITPSFDEFLYVNDLPRAISYPKNRILCLIIGEVPEIAVHILKRDGFSVRVKESFDEKYTKDVGMLLLADGITINEEQLSRADKLKTIGYLGDVKGHISRTVCTEKGIVVFDDKKIKKRNAEFIPRRMADFINNGDTYMSRNFPNLILPRLTQAHRLLHIHQNVPGIMAQINNVYAENNINIISQFLMTKGEIGYAVTDIHSAYDKNLLKQLKQIDNTIKFRILYK